Proteins encoded by one window of Lutibacter sp. A64:
- a CDS encoding type IV secretory system conjugative DNA transfer family protein: MNTSTAHFILYIVVPLLLILIVLYVFFYEEQSMTANKKYRVSFKLKRGKFQIANIKRGASIIGSAGSGKTESVIYNFLQHFSKYEFCGIIHDYKDFELTEIAYPLFKNKPTKFYTISFDEIHYKVNPIAPRYLPNEESVNELSRVLIENLLEQNMSETTGSSKFFTDAVEGLLSGLIWKLKTSHPNYCTLPHLIALFQQMDTKKIVKFLSTDLTSKSMASAFINGIDSEKQTAGVKSTLANAFKKIGSQKIFMALSKDEVPLNINHKENPAVISIVNNPKYESAYSPIVAMIMHTVIKQMSDRNQLASFILMEEAPTIKLLNMHRIPATLRSYDVTTIYVMQDKIQNDMLYGEKASKAILSNLSYQFFGKVNDPDTAKYYERFFELIKMKTTSINKGFNLNFDTRVTKGEKEVSKRRADVFFRLKQGEFIAFADGKDRRIQFKLQAIKREIPKKNYKYSDAELRLNFERIYREVNTVFW, from the coding sequence ATGAACACTTCAACAGCACATTTCATTTTATATATAGTAGTTCCACTATTGTTGATCCTAATAGTATTATATGTGTTCTTTTATGAAGAACAATCAATGACTGCCAATAAAAAGTATCGAGTTTCTTTTAAATTGAAACGAGGAAAATTTCAAATAGCAAATATTAAAAGAGGTGCATCCATAATAGGATCAGCTGGAAGTGGAAAAACAGAAAGTGTTATTTATAATTTTCTGCAACATTTTAGCAAGTATGAGTTTTGCGGAATCATTCACGATTATAAAGATTTTGAACTCACAGAAATAGCGTATCCACTTTTTAAGAATAAACCAACCAAATTTTATACAATTTCATTTGATGAAATCCATTATAAAGTAAACCCCATTGCGCCAAGATATTTACCCAACGAAGAAAGTGTGAACGAACTATCAAGAGTATTGATTGAAAATCTATTGGAACAGAACATGTCAGAAACAACAGGAAGTTCTAAATTTTTCACCGATGCAGTAGAAGGTTTACTAAGTGGACTTATTTGGAAACTCAAAACCAGTCATCCCAACTATTGCACACTACCACATTTAATTGCTTTATTTCAACAGATGGATACAAAAAAAATAGTAAAATTTTTAAGTACAGATTTAACTTCTAAAAGCATGGCAAGTGCTTTTATAAATGGGATTGATTCTGAAAAGCAAACAGCAGGAGTGAAGAGCACATTGGCCAATGCGTTTAAGAAAATTGGTTCTCAAAAAATATTTATGGCATTGTCAAAAGATGAAGTACCACTCAATATCAACCACAAAGAAAACCCAGCTGTAATTTCTATAGTCAACAATCCTAAATACGAATCGGCATATTCACCTATTGTAGCTATGATAATGCATACAGTTATTAAGCAAATGAGTGACAGAAATCAACTAGCATCTTTTATATTGATGGAAGAAGCACCCACTATAAAATTACTTAACATGCATCGTATTCCTGCAACATTAAGAAGCTATGATGTTACAACAATTTATGTAATGCAAGATAAAATACAGAATGATATGCTCTACGGTGAAAAAGCAAGTAAAGCAATTTTGAGTAATCTATCCTATCAGTTTTTTGGAAAGGTTAATGATCCAGATACAGCAAAATATTATGAACGCTTTTTTGAGCTCATAAAAATGAAAACGACAAGTATCAACAAAGGGTTTAATTTAAATTTTGACACGAGAGTTACCAAAGGAGAAAAAGAAGTTTCAAAACGAAGAGCAGACGTTTTTTTTAGATTAAAGCAAGGAGAATTTATTGCTTTTGCTGATGGCAAGGATAGAAGGATACAATTCAAATTACAAGCTATTAAAAGGGAAATACCTAAAAAAAACTATAAATACTCAGATGCCGAATTACGATTGAATTTTGAACGAATCTATAGGGAAGTTAATACTGTATTTTGGTAA